In Dermacentor silvarum isolate Dsil-2018 chromosome 2, BIME_Dsil_1.4, whole genome shotgun sequence, the following proteins share a genomic window:
- the LOC119440641 gene encoding BMP and activin membrane-bound inhibitor homolog, whose amino-acid sequence MSQIQASSREHEETEADRHDCAASCDRSEATDIRCHCNLAPCVSTGYMCKSELGLCFSESVQMTSSALNPAATTAPRHGCVDLLADVADEVNYGCKEPDGASSPILEAPLSSEGRQCCSDDMCNFQRDFQEPGASESRTRGGGEQHASSLTRLVWFRAAVIAVPIAGGSVLVLLVLLAARLLRKDSELPSTASANFHEALHKGRHRGLLRACIRRCCCLNGDGAANATDKGAVVLV is encoded by the exons ATGAGTCAGATTCAGGCGTCGTCTCGGGAGCACGAGGAGACCGAGGCCGACAGACACGATTGTGCGGCGTCCTGTGACCGCTCGGAAGCAA CTGACATCCGCTGCCACTGCAACTTGGCACCGTGCGTGTCCACGGGCTACATGTGCAAGTCTGAGTTGGGACTCTGCTTCTCGGAGAGCGTCCAGATGACGTCGTCGGCCTTGAACCCCGCCGCGACGACGGCGCCACGCCACGGCTGCGTCGACCTTCTGGCCGACGTGGCAGACGAGGTCAACTATGGTTGCAAGGAACCTGACGGCGCATCGTCGCCGATTTTGGAGGCTCCTCTGTCTTCAGAAGGTCGGCAGTGCTGCAGCGACGACATGTGCAACTTCCAGAGGGACTTCCAAGAGCCTGGTGCTTCCG AATCGCGGACCAGGGGAGGCGGCGAGCAGCACGCTTCCTCCCTGACGCGCCTGGTGTGGTTCCGGGCGGCGGTGATCGCGGTGCCCATCGCCGGCGGCTCGGTGCTCGTGCTGCTCGTGCTGCTGGCCGCCCGTctgctgcgcaaggacagcgagCTTCCGTCCACGGCCTCCGCCAACTTCCACGAGGCGCTGCACAAGGGCCGACACCGAGGCCTGCTTCGCGCCTGCATACGCCGCTGTTGCTGCCTCAACGGCGACGGGGCCGCAAACGCCACGGACAAGGGTGCTGTCGTGCTCGTCTAG